AGTTATAGACCGCTTTCTGCGCCCCAACACCTTTATCAATCACGAGAAAACCAGGCAGAAACAGGAGGAGGCGATGGCCGCCGTTCCCCCTGCCATGGTTTCCGTCAAGGAAGGGGAAAAGATAATAGGAGAGGGCGAGATTGTCACCGAGGAGCACCTGGCCAAGCTCCAGGCGCTGGGCCTTACCCGCCAGAAGATGCCCTTCACCTCCATCCTGGGCATATTCCTGCTGGTGGCCCTGCTGATGGTGGTGGTGCTTTTTTACCTCCACCAGCAAAACCGGGAGATTTACGAGAACGCCGGGCACCTTTACCTGCTGGGCATCATAGTGGTGGTGGTGCTGGCCGTTGGGAAGGCAATTATTGCCATTAACGTCAACCAGTGGCCCGAGTTTGCCGCCCAGTTCGGCTATATGGTTCCCATTGCCGCAGCCGGCATGCTGATTGCCATCCTGCTCGATTCGCGGCTGGCCGTTCTGGTGGTGGCGGTCATGAGCCTGATGCTGGGCGTCATGACGGGAAACCAGCTCCGCTTCGGGCTGGTCGGGCTGGTGGGCGGAATAACCGGCGTTTACAGCGTTTCCAAGCTAAGCCAGCGCGGCGATCTGGTGCGCGCCGGGATCTATACCAGCGGGGCGTATGTCGTGGCCATATTTGTGGTGGGCCTGGTCTACGGCACGCCCATGGGGCTTTTAATTTCCTCCAGCCTGGCCCTGGGGATCACCAGCGGCATTCTGTCGTCAATACTGACCAACGGCTCGCTGCCGTTTCTGGAGCACACCTTCCGCCTCACCTCGCCCGTCAGGCTGCTGGAGCTTTCCCACCCCAACAACGCCCTCTTAAAAAAGCTGCTTACCGAAGCGCCGGGCACTTATCACCACAGCATCATCGTGGGCAACCTGGCAGAGTCGGCGGCCGAGGCGGTGGGGGGCGACTCGCTGCTGGTGAGGGTCGGCGCTTACTACCACGACATCGGCAAGATCAAAAGGCCCTATTTTTTCATTGAAAACCAGATGACGTGCGATAACCCTCACGATAAAATAGCGCCGTCCCTGAGCACCCTGATCCTGACCTCCCACGTCAAGGACGGCGTGGAGATGGCCAGGGAATACAAGCTGCCCCAGGGCATAATCGATATCATCGAGCAGCACCACGGCAGCGGCCTGGTCAGCTACTTCTACCACAAAGCCCTGGAAAGCGGCCGCACCGAGACCGTTACCGAAGATGAGTACCGGTACGAAGGCCCCGTTCCTCAGACCAAGGAAGCGGCCATAGTGATGCTGGCCGACTCGGTCGAAGCGGCGGTGCGCTCCCTGCAGAACCGTACGCCTGGCCGCGTGGAGGGCCTGGTGCGCAGGATAATCAAGGATAAGCTCAACGACGGCCAGTTTGACGAGTGCGACCTGACCTTTAAGGACCTTGATATCATTGCTACATCCTTTGTCAAGGTGCTGTCGGGGATTTTCCACTCCCGCATCGAATATCCGGATGTGCTTCAGGAAATGGAAAGGAGAAAGAAATATGCCGGTGCTCGTAAGCAATCTGCAGGGAAAGGTGGCGGTCGATGAGGCCCTGACCGGCCTCTTGACCAGGGCCGCGCAGGAGGTGCTGAAAGCCGAGGGCTACGGCGAAGAGGCCGAGGTGAGCCTGGTATTTGTTGACGACGCCTATATTCAC
The window above is part of the Pelotomaculum thermopropionicum SI genome. Proteins encoded here:
- a CDS encoding predicted membrane-associated HD superfamily hydrolase — its product is MLALGGVKSKVTAVLSFLARQRRVRRGSAAVLFLVLISLIMAVEFVPEKTNLVAGQVSPKTFKAEKSIIFEDKYKTEELRRAAAEKAEKVYSRDPQVSIAVQKDISDLAGKVREVQADASLDTAAKVDRLRSLLPFVMHDAELTGLAQALPRDTQSVENTLNSLVAEAMESGDGITQDRLEEAKRALNSRIGAMQLSRPYEEFSKGVIDRFLRPNTFINHEKTRQKQEEAMAAVPPAMVSVKEGEKIIGEGEIVTEEHLAKLQALGLTRQKMPFTSILGIFLLVALLMVVVLFYLHQQNREIYENAGHLYLLGIIVVVVLAVGKAIIAINVNQWPEFAAQFGYMVPIAAAGMLIAILLDSRLAVLVVAVMSLMLGVMTGNQLRFGLVGLVGGITGVYSVSKLSQRGDLVRAGIYTSGAYVVAIFVVGLVYGTPMGLLISSSLALGITSGILSSILTNGSLPFLEHTFRLTSPVRLLELSHPNNALLKKLLTEAPGTYHHSIIVGNLAESAAEAVGGDSLLVRVGAYYHDIGKIKRPYFFIENQMTCDNPHDKIAPSLSTLILTSHVKDGVEMAREYKLPQGIIDIIEQHHGSGLVSYFYHKALESGRTETVTEDEYRYEGPVPQTKEAAIVMLADSVEAAVRSLQNRTPGRVEGLVRRIIKDKLNDGQFDECDLTFKDLDIIATSFVKVLSGIFHSRIEYPDVLQEMERRKKYAGARKQSAGKGGGR